In the genome of Thermoflexus sp., one region contains:
- a CDS encoding GTP-binding protein, whose amino-acid sequence MSKAVFVRAKPHVNVGTIGHIDHGKTTLTSAITKVLSL is encoded by the coding sequence ATGTCGAAGGCGGTGTTTGTGCGGGCGAAGCCGCATGTGAATGTGGGGACGATTGGGCATATAGATCATGGGAAGACGACGCTGACGTCGGCGATTACGAAGGTGTTGTCGTTGA